One Capsicum annuum cultivar UCD-10X-F1 chromosome 2, UCD10Xv1.1, whole genome shotgun sequence genomic window carries:
- the LOC107858422 gene encoding BTB/POZ domain-containing protein At4g08455: protein MRRHHRRRSSTPSIDFGVDDDDDEEETSSDARMKCVSCKEDYSSRDAGTCRECYEEASETEEELKREIEDLKAKVNFLRFWAPSDPLHHLHQQQRTAPFFSDVVLVASHDESGNSTPHPVPVPANRAVLASRSPVFRAMLENEMEESLSGTIKISDVSYDALRAFVTYLYTADACLDELMACDLLVLAEKYQVKHLKTYCEKFLISKLNWENSLPNYAFAHQHNAKKLIDAALSLIMENMDKLSKREEYKELVDKDPRLVVEIYEAYLSRQVNTAVHKDSVAKA, encoded by the exons atgagACGGCATCACCGGCGGCGATCATCGACGCCGTCAATAGACTTCGGAGTAGACGatgatgacgatgaagaagaaacaTCATCAGACGCTCGAATGAAATGCGTTTCATGTAAGGAGGATTACAGCTCACGTGACGCCGGGACGTGCCGGGAGTGTTACGAAGAAGCTAGCGAGACTGAAGAAGAGCTTAAACGTGAGATCGAAGACCTTAAAGCTAAAGTTAACTTCCTCCGTTTCTGGGCTCCATCTGACCCTCTCCATCATCTCCATCAACAACAACGCACTGCGCCTTTCTTCTCCGACGTCGTTTTGGTTGCTTCTCATGATGAATCTGGCAACTCTACCCCTCACCCTGTTCCTGTTCCTGCAAATCGCGCTGTTCTG GCCAGTCGGTCCCCGGTGTTTAGAGCTATGCTTGAAAATGAGATGGAAGAAAGCCTCAGCGGCACAATTAAAATCAGTGATGTGTCATATGATGCACTTCGTGCCTTTGTGACCTATTTATACACTGCTGATGCGTGCCTGGATGAGCTTATGGCTTGTGACCTTCTGGTTTTGGCAGAAAAATACCAAGTGAAGCATTTGAAGACATATTGTGAGAAGTTTCTAATTTCTAAATTAAACTGGGAGAACTCACTTCCTAACTATGCATTTGCTCACCAGCACAATGCAAAGAAGTTGATTGATGCAGCCCTGTCATTGATCATGGAAAACATGGACAAGCTGAGCAAGCGAGAAGAATACAAAGAACTCGTGGATAAGGATCCCAGGCTAGTTGTAGAAATCTATGAAGCTTACCTTTCCAGACAGGTTAACACTGCTGTGCATAAAGATTCCGTTGCTAAAGCATAG